In Acidobacteriota bacterium, one DNA window encodes the following:
- a CDS encoding cupin domain-containing protein — MNWMRLCLLAAMFLAVVPSITLAQEAVRHGESPLVLPWKEADWGPPSDRPGFPAGLRNAAVATDPATGGPTYFARFPAGSEFAMHWHTHTETVVVLEGAVDIVMDGTRYTATTGSYVIIPGGAHHAWYTHADADVVLLARRDGPADFHFVEP; from the coding sequence ATGAACTGGATGCGTCTGTGTCTGCTGGCGGCGATGTTCCTGGCGGTAGTTCCCTCGATAACCCTGGCGCAGGAAGCGGTGCGGCACGGCGAATCACCGCTCGTGCTGCCGTGGAAAGAGGCCGACTGGGGACCGCCATCCGACCGGCCGGGCTTTCCCGCCGGTCTGCGCAACGCGGCGGTCGCAACGGACCCGGCCACCGGCGGTCCGACCTACTTCGCAAGGTTTCCGGCCGGATCGGAATTCGCCATGCACTGGCACACCCACACCGAAACCGTGGTCGTGCTGGAAGGCGCCGTCGACATCGTCATGGACGGCACGCGCTACACGGCGACGACGGGCAGCTACGTGATTATCCCGGGCGGTGCGCACCACGCCTGGTACACGCACGCGGACGCGGACGTGGTGCTCCTCGCGCGCCGGGACGGGCCGGCGGACTTCCACTTCGTCGAGCCGTAG
- a CDS encoding amidohydrolase/deacetylase family metallohydrolase produces the protein MVITRRQFVRTAAAAAAAVGARPADVAAQSPDLVVRGGRVLDPSQHLDAIRDVAISAGRITAVEPSLGTNGAQVIDARGRFVVPGLLDVHTHYARDAEGQRICLEDGVTAWVDAGSAGADSLDDLAALARSSPQQGRILINIGRAGILRDGDTMDLALADVEVAKEAVGRNRDVVVGVKARLTEGVAADDVEVLRRTQEVASFFDLPVMIHMGQTASPMSTILDQLKPGDIVTHMLAPPPNAIVNDDGRIDPSVLAARRRGIWFDVANGRTGHVRWDTVDQIMAAGFWPDTISTDGNTTSRSVPGVVDLPNVMSKFLNFGMTLEQVVACATVNASRVFPHLNDLGTLHVGARADVTLLELRVGTFEFVDNYENIRTGPQRLFPAGTIHGGEWIPRA, from the coding sequence ATGGTGATCACTCGACGACAGTTCGTCCGCACCGCCGCCGCCGCGGCGGCGGCGGTGGGAGCGCGACCCGCGGACGTGGCCGCCCAGAGCCCGGATCTCGTCGTCAGGGGCGGACGCGTGCTCGATCCGTCACAGCACCTCGACGCGATCCGTGACGTGGCGATTTCCGCCGGCCGCATCACCGCGGTTGAACCGAGCCTCGGGACCAACGGCGCCCAGGTAATCGACGCCCGGGGACGGTTCGTCGTACCGGGCCTGCTCGACGTCCACACGCACTACGCGAGGGACGCCGAGGGTCAGCGAATCTGTCTCGAAGATGGGGTCACCGCGTGGGTGGACGCCGGTTCGGCGGGCGCCGACTCGCTCGACGACCTGGCCGCCCTCGCGCGCTCGTCGCCGCAGCAGGGCCGCATCCTGATCAACATCGGCCGGGCCGGGATTCTGCGCGACGGCGACACCATGGACCTCGCGCTGGCCGATGTCGAGGTCGCGAAGGAGGCAGTGGGCCGCAACCGCGATGTCGTCGTGGGGGTCAAGGCACGGCTGACCGAAGGTGTCGCGGCCGACGACGTGGAGGTGCTGCGCCGGACGCAGGAGGTCGCGTCATTCTTCGATCTGCCCGTGATGATCCACATGGGGCAGACCGCCTCGCCAATGTCGACGATCCTGGACCAGCTCAAGCCGGGCGACATCGTCACGCACATGCTGGCCCCGCCCCCGAACGCCATCGTCAACGACGACGGCCGGATCGACCCGAGCGTGCTCGCAGCGCGACGCCGCGGCATCTGGTTCGATGTCGCCAACGGCCGGACCGGCCACGTGCGATGGGACACCGTCGACCAGATCATGGCGGCCGGCTTCTGGCCCGACACCATCTCGACCGACGGCAACACCACGAGCCGCAGCGTGCCGGGCGTGGTCGACCTGCCGAATGTCATGTCCAAGTTCCTGAACTTCGGAATGACCCTCGAACAGGTAGTCGCCTGCGCCACCGTCAACGCGTCGCGCGTCTTCCCCCACCTGAACGACCTGGGCACCCTGCATGTCGGCGCCCGCGCCGACGTGACGCTGCTCGAGCTCCGCGTCGGCACATTCGAATTCGTCGACAATTACGAGAACATCCGCACCGGACCGCAACGGCTCTTCCCGGCCGGCACCATCCATGGCGGCGAGTGGATCCCGCGCGCCTGA
- the cofH gene encoding 7,8-didemethyl-8-hydroxy-5-deazariboflavin synthase subunit CofH, protein MDARAYARPSRESAADLARTTDLRALMQRAASLRDAGFGRPVSYSRKVFIPLTKLCRDVCHYCTFAQPPRPGERAYLTLDEAVDIARSGAAAGCREALFTLGDKPELRYPQARAELAALGYPTTVAYLVAAARAVFEATGLLPHANPGVMTRSELLALREVCPSQGLMLESVSRRLLEPGAAHHGSPDKDPGARLETIRLAGELAIPFTSGILIGIGETRQERVDSLLALRDLHDAHGHLQEIIVQNFRAKPGTRMVDASEPTLEDLQWTIACARILFGPEMAIQAPPNLTPETFRELIRAGINDWGGVSPVTPDHVNPEAPWPHLDRLACETAREGKVLTERLTVYPAYVRRLDTWVAEPLRTAVLQASDAEGFARDSRWAPGDPEAVLPTGLLDELSERPATATPITESATASICAKAARGDRLDETEITHLFTARGDDLTTVVRAADTLRREVNGETVTYVVNRNINYTNVCYFRCRFCAFSKGKLSENLRGAPYDLDLDEIARRTREAWERGATEVCMQGGIHPDYTGATYLAICRTVKEAVPAIHVHAFSPLEVWQGAATLGLPLKAFLQQLRDAGLGTLPGTAAEVLHDEVRQELCPDKLNSEQWLEVMETAHRVGFRTTATIMYGHIDHPHHWARHLAAVRDLQTRTGGFTEFVPLPFVHMEAPIYLQGRARRGPTFRESLLMHAVARLALHPVITNIQASWVKMGPRGVHALLNAGVNDLGGTLMNESITRAAGAGFGQELPPERMEALIIEADRTPRQRTTTYGVPPAEQTDRSYHAEGLSPVIQTPAPAWAHRGPREALVRPGLGTDMGETVVDHAG, encoded by the coding sequence ATGGATGCCCGCGCCTACGCCCGGCCCTCACGGGAAAGCGCCGCCGATCTGGCGCGGACGACCGATCTTCGCGCCTTGATGCAGCGGGCCGCGTCGCTGCGTGACGCCGGCTTCGGGCGCCCCGTCAGCTATTCGCGCAAGGTCTTCATCCCGCTTACGAAGCTCTGCCGCGACGTCTGCCACTACTGCACGTTCGCACAACCGCCGCGCCCGGGCGAGCGTGCCTATCTGACGCTTGACGAAGCGGTCGACATCGCCCGCAGCGGCGCCGCGGCCGGTTGCCGGGAAGCCCTCTTCACGCTGGGCGACAAGCCGGAGCTGCGCTACCCGCAGGCGCGCGCGGAACTTGCGGCGCTCGGCTACCCCACGACGGTGGCGTACCTCGTGGCGGCCGCACGTGCCGTCTTCGAGGCGACCGGCCTGCTGCCGCACGCCAATCCCGGCGTGATGACGCGGTCGGAGTTGCTCGCGCTGCGCGAGGTCTGTCCGTCCCAGGGGCTGATGCTCGAAAGCGTCTCCCGGCGGTTGCTCGAGCCCGGCGCGGCGCACCACGGATCGCCGGACAAGGACCCCGGCGCCCGGCTGGAGACGATCCGCCTCGCCGGCGAACTGGCCATCCCGTTCACGTCCGGCATCCTGATCGGCATCGGCGAAACCCGCCAGGAACGCGTGGACTCGCTCCTGGCGCTGCGCGATCTGCACGACGCCCACGGACACCTGCAGGAGATCATCGTCCAGAACTTCCGCGCGAAGCCGGGGACGCGGATGGTTGATGCGTCCGAGCCAACCCTTGAGGACCTGCAGTGGACGATTGCCTGCGCACGGATCCTCTTCGGTCCCGAGATGGCGATTCAGGCGCCGCCCAACCTGACTCCGGAGACCTTCCGCGAGCTGATCCGGGCCGGCATCAACGACTGGGGCGGCGTCTCTCCCGTGACGCCGGACCACGTCAATCCCGAGGCCCCCTGGCCGCATCTCGATCGCCTGGCGTGCGAGACCGCGCGCGAGGGAAAGGTGCTCACCGAGCGGCTGACGGTCTATCCGGCCTACGTGCGCAGGCTGGACACCTGGGTGGCGGAACCGCTGAGAACGGCCGTGCTGCAGGCATCCGACGCGGAGGGATTCGCCCGCGACAGCCGATGGGCGCCCGGCGACCCGGAGGCCGTGCTACCCACGGGGCTGCTCGATGAACTGAGTGAGCGGCCGGCCACGGCGACGCCGATCACGGAGTCGGCCACCGCGTCAATCTGCGCGAAGGCGGCGCGCGGCGACCGGCTGGACGAGACGGAGATCACGCACCTCTTCACGGCCCGCGGCGACGATCTGACGACCGTCGTGCGGGCCGCCGACACCCTCCGGCGGGAAGTGAACGGCGAGACGGTCACCTACGTCGTCAACCGCAACATCAACTACACGAACGTCTGCTACTTCCGCTGCCGGTTCTGCGCCTTCTCGAAGGGCAAACTGAGCGAGAACCTGCGCGGCGCGCCGTACGACCTGGACCTGGACGAGATTGCCCGCCGCACGCGCGAGGCGTGGGAGCGCGGCGCCACTGAAGTATGCATGCAGGGAGGCATACATCCCGACTACACCGGCGCGACGTACCTGGCGATCTGCCGAACGGTGAAGGAAGCCGTCCCCGCAATCCACGTCCATGCCTTCTCGCCCCTTGAGGTGTGGCAGGGAGCGGCGACCCTCGGCCTGCCGCTCAAGGCGTTCCTCCAGCAGTTGCGCGACGCCGGGCTCGGCACGCTACCGGGCACCGCCGCCGAAGTGCTCCACGACGAAGTCCGGCAGGAACTCTGTCCCGACAAGCTCAATTCCGAGCAGTGGCTCGAAGTCATGGAGACGGCGCACCGGGTCGGCTTCCGGACCACCGCGACGATCATGTACGGGCACATCGACCACCCGCATCACTGGGCAAGGCATCTGGCCGCGGTCCGGGACCTCCAGACGCGGACCGGCGGTTTCACGGAGTTCGTGCCCCTCCCCTTCGTCCACATGGAGGCCCCGATCTACCTCCAGGGACGCGCCCGGCGCGGGCCAACGTTCCGGGAGTCGCTGCTGATGCACGCGGTCGCGCGGCTGGCCCTCCATCCGGTCATAACCAACATTCAGGCATCCTGGGTCAAGATGGGACCGCGCGGCGTTCATGCCCTGCTGAACGCCGGCGTCAATGACCTGGGAGGCACCCTGATGAACGAGAGCATCACGCGCGCCGCCGGCGCCGGTTTCGGTCAGGAACTGCCGCCGGAACGGATGGAGGCGCTGATCATTGAGGCGGACCGGACCCCGCGTCAGCGGACAACGACGTACGGCGTACCGCCAGCGGAACAGACGGACCGTTCGTACCACGCGGAAGGCCTGTCGCCCGTGATTCAGACGCCGGCGCCGGCGTGGGCCCACCGCGGTCCGCGCGAGGCCCTCGTACGGCCGGGCCTGGGAACGGACATGGGCGAGACCGTGGTGGACCACGCGGGATAG
- a CDS encoding Ku protein — MAARPTWKGYLKVSLVTVPVRVFPATNTTGQVRFNQLCGECQTRIQQKKWCSSCDREVDKTEIVKGFEFEKSRYVVMDDEDIAKARPESTRIINLLRFADIETIDPMYVERPFYLAPDGKVAASAFAVLREALVGKAGIGKLALLGREYVVAVQPRDNGLVMFTLRQARELRRMSAIEELDDLPETVNEDEVKLARQVIGTFAGELDLSEFTDDYQAELRRIIDAKIAGEEVVVQELETPAKVVNLMDALRKSLEQVSAGKKKPAKAAAKSSAAKTSARRGARASSGSGRAAPARRRKRA; from the coding sequence ATGGCTGCACGTCCGACGTGGAAGGGCTATCTGAAGGTAAGCCTGGTGACCGTTCCGGTCCGAGTCTTTCCGGCGACCAATACGACCGGGCAGGTCCGCTTCAACCAGTTGTGCGGCGAGTGCCAGACTCGCATTCAGCAGAAGAAGTGGTGCTCGTCGTGCGACCGCGAGGTGGACAAGACCGAGATAGTCAAGGGTTTCGAGTTCGAGAAAAGCCGCTACGTCGTGATGGACGACGAGGACATAGCAAAGGCGCGGCCGGAATCGACCCGTATCATCAACCTGCTTCGGTTCGCCGACATCGAGACCATCGATCCGATGTACGTCGAGCGGCCCTTCTATCTGGCCCCCGACGGCAAGGTGGCGGCGAGCGCCTTCGCCGTGCTGCGCGAGGCGCTGGTTGGGAAGGCCGGAATCGGCAAGTTGGCCCTCCTGGGACGGGAGTACGTCGTGGCGGTGCAGCCGCGGGACAACGGACTGGTGATGTTCACGCTCCGTCAGGCCCGGGAGCTTCGACGGATGTCGGCGATCGAGGAGCTGGACGATCTGCCGGAGACCGTGAACGAGGACGAGGTGAAGCTGGCCCGGCAGGTGATCGGCACCTTTGCCGGCGAGCTCGACCTGTCGGAGTTCACCGACGACTACCAGGCGGAACTGCGCCGGATCATCGATGCGAAGATCGCTGGCGAAGAGGTGGTGGTCCAGGAGCTGGAGACGCCCGCCAAGGTGGTCAACCTGATGGACGCTCTACGCAAGAGCCTCGAGCAGGTGAGCGCCGGCAAGAAGAAGCCGGCCAAGGCGGCGGCGAAGTCCTCCGCGGCGAAGACGTCAGCCCGGCGGGGCGCCCGCGCGTCGTCGGGGAGTGGGCGCGCCGCTCCAGCCCGCAGGCGGAAGCGCGCGTAG
- a CDS encoding VCBS repeat-containing protein, translating to MTALARVATPAGALLALSIAVAAPFVAPATAPFAAQDAQVDVHRFVTHTIAAEMTNGYQPIVVDLNADGRLDVIGLSTRLPDLVWFENPDWQRHVITTGLNRSINLAARDLDGDGIPELAIAHAFGTTHPNSLGILSLLTHQGDPTRPWRVRELDRTPTVHRLRWADIDGSGRPVLISAPLSGPAATAPDYRDDVPLYWYRPDDWTRRTLAETGQGVVHGLQVKPWDDPERDAVFSASFGGVQVHRYIDGEWIPELLVSGDPAPWPESGASDVDTGRLGERAFVTTIEPWHGPQVVVYREDNGGWTRQVIDTIGSGHTIVTADFDNDGRDEIVTGDRGDSEMLYLYASTDPSGANWSRQTLDDDMSPSACVVADLDADADTDLVCIGGRTANLKWYENVSP from the coding sequence ATGACTGCACTGGCTCGAGTCGCAACGCCAGCCGGCGCGCTGCTCGCGCTGTCGATTGCCGTGGCCGCGCCGTTCGTGGCGCCGGCAACCGCGCCGTTCGCGGCGCAGGACGCGCAGGTGGATGTCCATCGGTTCGTCACGCACACCATCGCCGCCGAAATGACGAACGGCTATCAGCCGATCGTGGTGGACCTGAACGCCGACGGCCGGCTGGACGTGATTGGCCTCTCGACCCGGCTCCCGGATCTGGTCTGGTTCGAAAACCCCGACTGGCAGCGGCATGTCATCACCACCGGCCTGAACCGATCCATCAACCTGGCCGCCCGCGATCTGGACGGCGACGGCATACCGGAACTGGCAATCGCCCACGCCTTCGGCACCACGCACCCCAACAGCCTCGGGATCCTGTCGCTGCTGACCCATCAAGGAGACCCGACGCGCCCCTGGCGCGTCCGCGAACTGGACCGCACGCCAACCGTCCATCGACTGCGCTGGGCGGACATCGACGGTAGCGGCCGGCCGGTCCTGATCAGCGCTCCGCTCTCAGGTCCCGCCGCGACCGCACCCGACTACCGCGACGACGTGCCGCTCTACTGGTACCGCCCGGACGACTGGACGCGCCGCACCCTGGCCGAGACGGGCCAGGGCGTCGTCCACGGCCTGCAGGTGAAACCGTGGGACGACCCGGAACGGGACGCCGTCTTCAGCGCGAGCTTTGGTGGCGTGCAGGTGCACCGCTACATCGACGGCGAATGGATTCCTGAACTGCTCGTTTCTGGCGATCCCGCGCCGTGGCCGGAGAGCGGCGCCAGCGACGTCGATACCGGCCGCCTTGGCGAGCGCGCGTTTGTCACCACCATCGAACCGTGGCACGGCCCCCAGGTCGTCGTCTATCGCGAGGACAACGGCGGCTGGACACGCCAGGTAATCGACACGATCGGAAGCGGCCACACCATCGTGACCGCCGACTTCGACAACGACGGTCGGGACGAAATCGTGACCGGTGACCGTGGCGACAGCGAGATGCTGTACCTCTACGCATCAACGGACCCGAGCGGCGCCAACTGGTCCCGTCAGACGCTCGACGACGACATGTCCCCCTCCGCCTGCGTGGTGGCCGATCTCGATGCCGACGCCGACACGGACCTCGTCTGCATCGGCGGCCGTACTGCCAATCTCAAGTGGTACGAGAACGTCTCACCCTGA
- a CDS encoding carbon monoxide dehydrogenase subunit G produces the protein MEVSASYTFDAPRQRVWNLLVDPSVIASCLPGCEAMEQTAEDTYRAKLTMGIASVTGQYEGTVRMSEKNAPAGYTLLVQGRGSPGFVNGSATVTLAESDGGASTRVDVIGKAQVGGTIARVGQRLLGGVSKMMMDRFFACLQEKAAQ, from the coding sequence CTGGAAGTTTCCGCCAGCTACACGTTCGACGCCCCGCGGCAGCGGGTTTGGAACCTTCTCGTTGACCCTTCGGTAATCGCCTCGTGCCTACCCGGGTGCGAGGCGATGGAGCAGACCGCGGAAGATACCTACCGCGCGAAGCTCACCATGGGAATCGCCTCGGTCACCGGTCAGTACGAGGGGACCGTCCGGATGAGCGAAAAGAACGCCCCGGCCGGCTACACCTTGCTGGTTCAGGGAAGAGGCTCGCCCGGCTTCGTAAACGGGTCAGCCACCGTCACCCTCGCGGAATCTGACGGCGGGGCCTCAACGCGGGTCGACGTCATCGGAAAGGCGCAGGTCGGGGGAACTATCGCGCGCGTCGGCCAGCGCCTTCTGGGCGGCGTTTCGAAGATGATGATGGACCGCTTCTTCGCCTGCCTGCAGGAAAAGGCGGCACAGTAG
- a CDS encoding CDP-alcohol phosphatidyltransferase family protein, whose protein sequence is MIAHLLTALRFGLTLPLAVAFARPTFFHAGLAGLLLAVALASDYFDGMVARRQGTASPRGQLFDHAVDCFFVTTCLGGAAVAGHVPWLLPVLIAIAFAQYVVDSYWIQRQARLRMSRIGRWNGIAYFAPLVIIATARLDLVPVLTSPLLFLASAVAWLLVVSTLVSIADRATAVRRSQ, encoded by the coding sequence GTGATCGCCCATCTCCTGACCGCGCTCCGCTTCGGCCTGACGCTTCCGTTAGCCGTCGCCTTCGCGCGTCCGACTTTTTTCCACGCCGGCCTGGCCGGACTCCTGCTCGCGGTAGCGCTTGCGAGCGATTACTTTGACGGCATGGTCGCCCGCCGGCAGGGCACCGCTTCACCTCGCGGACAGCTCTTCGACCATGCCGTCGACTGCTTCTTCGTCACGACCTGTCTGGGCGGGGCGGCGGTCGCCGGCCACGTCCCATGGCTGTTACCGGTCCTGATTGCGATCGCGTTCGCGCAGTACGTCGTCGACTCGTACTGGATTCAGCGTCAGGCGCGCCTCCGCATGAGCCGGATTGGCCGGTGGAACGGTATCGCCTACTTCGCCCCGCTGGTCATCATCGCCACGGCGCGCCTGGATCTCGTACCCGTCCTGACGTCACCACTGCTGTTCCTCGCCAGCGCCGTGGCGTGGCTACTGGTTGTGTCAACACTGGTCTCCATCGCCGATCGCGCCACCGCCGTTCGCCGGAGCCAGTAG
- the ligD gene encoding DNA ligase D, producing the protein MAKRTAGTGARPARTPNAAIWREDPRDVRPMLAELAPPEAHFRLLRNERLIFEPKYDGIRALVALDGPAPPAIYTRLGRNKTPEFPDLFDPLRRLARRLRRPVLLDGEVVATGDDGAPLAFQYLQDRLQRTGAAAEAAALKVPVALILFDLLREGDEDLRPLPCHERRKRLERLLRGRRRDLQLIRLADSQVGDGEALAADGEERGWEGVIAKQPASRYSSGRRSAQWQKLKFTSSEDFVVGGWTAPRGSRRHIGALLLGYYPADRRWTRATPLIFAGQVGSGFTDAELDRLASRLTPLVTESSPFAEVPAPHRPEKRGWVKPELVARVAFTQWTRDGILRNPVYHGLRDDVRPAAVRHDDQRPDTGPPPSAPRRRVAPEAGPEPAAADLLAELNALEASRRKGTLVLAGGARVPVGNLHKVFWPEPELTKGDLLRYYLRVAPYLLPVVAGRPLVMKRFPNGVDGKSFYQHRAPDPIPDGARVAIVAEKLGAGADRSADSEVPYLIGGQLQTLIYMAQLAVISQDPWFSTLDRITEADMTALDLDPMPDAPFTRVLDVARWLHDELERLGVPSFAKTSGSEGLHIFIPLPAGTPYEAGMIFCQIVATVVAARHPEAATVERTVRRRPADAVYIDTLQNIYGKTLACAYSARASPFAGVSAPLTWAEVHDGPKSGLQPRDFTMRSIHARLDEVGDLWAGTRSAAPANLEDALAKLEAAVSGG; encoded by the coding sequence GTGGCGAAACGGACGGCGGGAACGGGCGCGCGGCCGGCACGAACGCCAAACGCGGCGATCTGGCGCGAAGACCCGCGGGACGTCCGCCCCATGCTGGCGGAACTGGCGCCGCCCGAAGCCCACTTCCGCCTCCTGCGGAACGAGCGGCTGATCTTCGAACCGAAGTACGACGGCATCCGTGCCCTCGTCGCGCTCGACGGCCCCGCCCCACCCGCGATCTATACCCGGCTGGGACGCAACAAGACTCCCGAATTCCCCGATCTCTTCGATCCGCTCCGGCGCCTCGCGCGCCGACTGCGCCGCCCCGTGCTGCTGGACGGCGAAGTCGTGGCAACCGGGGACGACGGCGCTCCCCTGGCGTTCCAGTACCTGCAGGATCGACTGCAAAGGACGGGCGCGGCGGCGGAAGCGGCGGCGCTCAAGGTGCCGGTCGCACTCATCCTCTTCGACCTGCTGCGCGAGGGCGACGAGGACCTGCGGCCCCTCCCCTGCCATGAGCGGCGGAAGCGGCTCGAACGCCTGTTGCGGGGACGGCGGCGCGACCTTCAACTGATCCGTCTGGCCGACAGCCAGGTCGGCGACGGTGAGGCGCTGGCCGCCGACGGCGAGGAGCGCGGTTGGGAAGGCGTGATCGCCAAGCAACCGGCGAGTCGCTACTCCTCCGGCCGCCGGAGCGCGCAATGGCAGAAGCTGAAGTTCACCAGCTCGGAGGATTTCGTGGTCGGCGGCTGGACCGCGCCGCGCGGATCGCGCCGGCACATCGGCGCCTTGCTCCTCGGCTACTACCCCGCCGACCGGCGTTGGACCCGGGCGACGCCGCTCATCTTCGCCGGTCAGGTCGGATCCGGCTTTACCGATGCCGAGCTCGACCGGCTGGCCAGTCGGCTCACGCCGCTCGTCACGGAGTCGTCGCCGTTCGCGGAAGTGCCGGCGCCGCACCGCCCCGAGAAGCGTGGCTGGGTCAAGCCGGAGCTGGTGGCGCGCGTTGCGTTCACGCAGTGGACGCGGGACGGCATCCTCCGCAACCCCGTCTACCACGGTCTGCGCGACGATGTCCGTCCCGCCGCGGTCCGCCATGACGACCAGCGGCCGGACACCGGCCCGCCACCGTCCGCCCCGCGCCGGCGCGTCGCACCCGAAGCGGGGCCGGAACCGGCTGCCGCGGATCTGTTGGCGGAGCTGAACGCGCTTGAAGCGAGCCGCCGGAAGGGCACGCTCGTCCTGGCCGGCGGCGCGCGCGTGCCGGTCGGCAATCTCCACAAGGTGTTCTGGCCCGAACCGGAACTCACGAAGGGCGACCTGCTCCGCTACTACCTGCGCGTTGCGCCCTATCTGCTTCCGGTGGTGGCGGGCCGGCCGCTCGTCATGAAGCGCTTTCCGAACGGCGTGGACGGGAAATCGTTCTATCAACACCGTGCGCCGGATCCGATCCCGGACGGCGCCCGGGTCGCGATCGTGGCGGAAAAGCTGGGCGCCGGGGCGGATCGATCGGCCGACTCCGAGGTGCCCTACCTGATCGGCGGTCAACTTCAGACACTGATCTACATGGCGCAGCTCGCCGTCATCTCGCAGGATCCGTGGTTCTCGACGCTCGACCGGATCACGGAGGCCGACATGACGGCGCTCGACCTCGACCCGATGCCGGACGCGCCGTTCACGCGCGTGCTCGACGTAGCCCGCTGGCTGCACGACGAACTGGAGCGGCTCGGTGTCCCGTCGTTCGCCAAGACGTCCGGTTCCGAGGGTCTCCACATCTTCATCCCCCTGCCGGCCGGGACGCCGTACGAGGCGGGAATGATCTTCTGCCAGATTGTGGCGACTGTCGTCGCCGCGCGCCATCCGGAAGCGGCAACCGTCGAGCGGACCGTCCGCCGACGCCCGGCCGATGCGGTTTATATCGATACCCTGCAGAACATCTACGGCAAGACCCTGGCCTGCGCCTACAGCGCGCGGGCCAGTCCGTTCGCCGGCGTCTCCGCGCCGCTCACCTGGGCCGAGGTGCATGACGGTCCGAAGTCCGGCCTCCAGCCGCGCGACTTCACGATGCGGTCCATCCACGCGCGTCTCGACGAGGTGGGCGACCTCTGGGCCGGCACGCGGTCGGCGGCGCCGGCGAACCTCGAGGACGCCCTGGCCAAGCTGGAGGCGGCAGTCAGCGGGGGGTAG
- a CDS encoding NAD(P)H-binding protein, which translates to MTSSDTQYGRIPVAYHGMASDPQAVDARVGRKLAVTGANSAVGCELLAQVALDDTLGAAAAVRRPEAVDVLPRSPRITPHVIHYGDPASLQTAFDGADCVVHLAGILFETPTSDYRRGNVESTRAVVAAARATGVRHVVFISSVGADPASPNGYFRSKGEAERLVAEAGIGATNVRTPLLLGPGTAGGRALLRDASGASTRLLGGGTHHLRPLDVDDLCRAILNCCRRPEDGARTCELVGPTTVTYRDLVEQTARRLGREVAIGSTPVWLARLVSRLAGLVRSGGLTPDVIDVITSDEAVDRNADGELGVTLTPLAGSIDRLCKAAASREGSA; encoded by the coding sequence ATGACCTCCAGTGACACACAGTACGGAAGGATTCCCGTAGCATACCACGGCATGGCCTCGGACCCGCAGGCAGTCGACGCGCGTGTTGGCAGGAAACTCGCCGTTACCGGCGCCAACAGCGCCGTTGGTTGCGAGCTGCTGGCGCAGGTCGCCCTGGACGACACCCTCGGGGCCGCCGCGGCGGTGCGGCGCCCGGAGGCGGTCGACGTTCTGCCGCGGTCGCCCCGCATCACGCCGCACGTCATTCACTACGGTGATCCGGCCAGCCTGCAGACCGCGTTCGACGGCGCCGACTGCGTGGTGCATCTCGCCGGCATCCTGTTCGAAACCCCGACGTCGGACTACCGCCGGGGAAATGTCGAGTCGACGCGCGCGGTCGTCGCGGCGGCCCGGGCGACAGGCGTTCGGCACGTTGTCTTCATCAGCTCGGTAGGCGCTGATCCTGCATCCCCCAACGGGTACTTCCGGTCCAAGGGAGAGGCGGAACGCCTGGTGGCCGAGGCGGGCATCGGCGCCACCAACGTGCGGACGCCGCTGCTGCTCGGTCCCGGCACGGCGGGCGGCCGGGCGCTACTCCGCGACGCCTCGGGCGCGTCGACCCGGCTGCTGGGCGGCGGGACGCATCACTTGCGTCCGCTGGACGTTGATGACCTCTGCCGCGCGATCCTGAACTGCTGCCGGCGGCCCGAGGACGGCGCACGGACCTGCGAGCTGGTCGGACCGACCACCGTCACTTACCGTGATCTGGTGGAGCAGACGGCGCGGCGACTGGGACGCGAGGTTGCGATTGGATCGACGCCGGTCTGGCTGGCCAGGCTTGTCTCGCGCCTCGCCGGTCTGGTTCGCAGCGGTGGTCTCACGCCGGACGTGATCGACGTGATCACCTCCGATGAGGCGGTCGACCGGAATGCCGACGGGGAGCTGGGCGTGACGCTGACGCCGCTCGCGGGATCGATCGACCGCCTGTGCAAGGCTGCCGCGTCACGGGAGGGTTCCGCATGA